The genomic window GTCGCGATCCCCCTGACCGTCGCGATGGTGCTCGGCGGGCTGCGCGTGCAGAGCGAACTCGCCAACGCCGTGCACTACGGACGGGCCGCCGACCAGGTCGCGGACGTGCCCGCCATCGTCAAGATGGGCACCGATTTCGGTCTTGCGTCCGCCGGCTACTCGGTGAACACCCTGATGCCCGAGGACCTCGAAGGGCTCGCCGGCTCGATCGACGCAGTCCGGGACGTCGTGGCCGACTCCGCGTTGCCGTCCGACGTCGTCGACCGGTTGCGCACCTCGCTCACCACCATCGAAGGCGTACAGCAGGAAATGGTGACCGGGGCCCCGCCGCGCGCCGACCTGGCCGACCAGACCACGGCGATCCGACAGGACCTGACCGAACTCCTCGACGACATCGTCGGCCCGATCGAGGATCCGGCCGTCATCGCCGCGCACACCCACCTGATCGACGCCTGGTCGGCGCAGCGCCGCCTCGCGGACCAGGTCACCGGCGCGATGGCACTCCTCGCGAACCCGAATGCATCGATGACCGACGTGCTCACCGCGTCCGGCGCGGAACTCGCGGTGATCGACTCGCTGATCCGATCGTTCCCGGCCGCGGCCGGGCAGCTCGACACCCTGCGCCAGGCGGTGCACGCCCGGCTCGACATGTTCGACGCCGCCCGCGGCGGCCCCCTGCCGCTGCTCGGACTGCGGGCGTCGCTGGTCGAGAGCGTCGAAACCTACAGCGCGCTCGTCGCGGAGGCGTCGGACGCCATCTCCGCCACCGTCACCGCCCGCGCCGAGGAAACCCGGTCCGCCGCGATCCGCGACGCGCTACTCGTCCTCGTCACCCTGCTCGCGGCACTCGTCCTCGCGCTGCTCGTCTCCCGGTCGCTGATCGGACCGATCCGCCGGCTCCGGCTGGGGGCGCTGCGGGTGGCGCGTGAGGATCTGCCCGACGCGATCGACCGGGTCATGGACGGCGATCTGGACGCGGTCACCCGGTTCGAGCCGGTACCCGTGTACACCACCGAGGAGATCGGGCAGCTGGCCCGCGCCGTCGACGACATCCACGGTCAGGCCCTCCGCCTCGCCGGTGAGCAGGCCGACCTGCGTCTGCAGATCGGGGACATGTTCGAGACCCTCGCCCGCCGCTCGAAGTCGCTCGTCGACCAGCAGCTCGGGCTGATCGAGAACCTGGAGTTCGAGGAGAAGGACCCGAAACGGCTCGAGAGCCTGTTCAAACTCGACCACCTCGCCGCCCGCATGCGCCGCAACGGCGACAACCTGCTGATCCTGTCCGGGCACCGCGTCCACCGCGCCCACTCCGCGCCGGTCCAGCTCGGCGACACCGTGCGCGCCGCGATGTCCGAGGTGGAGGACTATCGGCGGGTGCAGGTCGGCTCCACCCCGAACGGGGCCCTGAGCGGCACCGTCGCCGCCGACGTCGTGCATCTGGTCGCCGAACTGCTCGACAACGCACTGCAGGCGTCCCCGCCGGACAGCAAGGTGCGCATCGCGTTCGCCCGGGCCGTCGACGGTGGTGTGCTGATCGAGATCTCCGACAGCGGAATCGGTGTTCCCCCGGATCGTCTCGCGGCGATCAACGAACGGCTCGGCGCAGGTGGCGAGGTGAGCCCGGAGACCGCCCGCCACATGGGTCTGTTCGTCGTCAGCCGGCTCGCCGCCCGGCACGGGCTCACCGTCCGGCTCCGGCGGACCCACGACACCCGGTCGAATCCGGGGATCACCGCGAGCGTCCACCTTCCCGACACCCTGCTGGTCTCGCCGCTCGAGATGGTGCACACCGGCCCGTTGCCGCGGATGGACACCGACGGGATGCCGGTGGTGACGGTCGTCCCGTCCGGTGCGATGCCGCAGCTGGTCACGACCCCGGCACCGGCCGCCCCGGAATCCGCCCCGTCGCCGGCCGGCACCCTGCCGCAGCGGACACTCGGCGGGACGGCGGGGCTACCGCAGCGGACACCCGGCGCGACGAGCCTCGCCCGCATGCAGGACGCCCCCGCCCCGGGCCCCGTGCCCTCGGCGCCGCCGACCCCACAGCCACAGCAGCCGGTCGCACCGTCGTTGCCGGCGCTGTCGACAGCGGCCTCTCCGGCCCCCGCGGCCGATGCCGTCGACCCGGGCGACGACTCGCCGCCGGCCCGCCGACACCGGTACCGCAGCAACGCCGCGAAGACCGCATCGTTCTTCGGTGCCCGCCCGAATACGAGCACCGTCAGGGACGACACGGACGCCGTGCCCGGCGGCACCCCGATCTTCTCCGACATGGTCACGGACTGGCTCACCGATCCGACCGAGGCGGAGGACATCGGCAGATTCGAGTGGGTGTCGGCCGGCGACGAGGGCTGGGCCGCCGCGCACCGGGTGAGCGAGACCCCGGTCGAGGACCGGACCGAGTCGGGGCTGCCGCAGCGCCGGCCGGGGCATCGGCTGGTGCCCGGCGGCGTCGACACGGGCTCCGGCGGCCACGGGCCGACGACACGTCCACGGCTCCGGGACCCCGAAGCCGTCCGTGAGAACCTGAGCCGCCACCAAAAGGGAACGCGGTTGGGTCGTGCAGCGAGCGCGGCCGAACGCACCAGTATCGGAGGAGACAGATGAGCACCGACCGGGGAATCGTGCCGGACACCGATCAGGGCTCCCGTGACGGGCACCCGCTGGACTGGCTGGTGTCGAACTTCGCCAGGGAGGTCGCGGGCGTCTCGCACGCCGTCCTGGTGTCCGCGGACGGCCTGCTCATGGCGAGCAGTGCGCACCTCCCGATCGATCGCGCGGAGCAGCTCGCCGCGGTCACGTCCGGGCTCGCCAGCCTGTCCGCCGGCGTCTCGAGCATCTTCGACGGGGGCGGTGTCCTGCAGTCGGTTGTCGAGATGCAGCGCGGCTATCTGCTGTTGATGAGCGTCGGCGACGGATCGCACCTGGCCACGCTGACGTCGTCGTCGTGCGACATCGGGCAGGTCGGCTACGAGATGGCGTTGCTCGTCGAGCGGGTCGGCAGTTCGGTGCAGGCCACGCCGCGCGCGACCCTCGGGTCCTGATCCGGGCGGGGCGATGAACGACGAGTACGACAACGTGAGCGGTCGCGGACCGAGCCTGGTCCGCCCGTACTCCTTCACCTCGGGCCGGACGAAACCGGCGGTGGAACTGGCCTTGGAGGCCCTGATCCAGGCGTTGCCGCTCTCGGACCGTCAGCTGCCGGAGCTCGGTGACGTCGAGGCGACGATCGTCGCACTGTGTGCGCAGTCGCCGTCGGTGGCCGAGATCGCCGCCCGGGTGGGGGTACCGATCGGCGTGGCCCGGGTGCTCGTCGCCGACCTCGTCGAATCCGGTCATCTGCGGATTCTGGCAACCCTGCAGGACGACGCGAGCGACAGTGAACGTCGCGAACTTATCGAAAGGGTCCTCGGTGGACTACGCAACCTCTAGTGGCCGGCACCCCCGGGTGACCTCGACCAAGATCGTCATCGCGGGTGGGTTCGGGGTCGGCAAGACCACGCTGGTCGGGGCGGTGTCCGAGATCGTGCCGTTGCGGACCGAGGCGCTGGTCACCAACGCGTCCGACGGTGTGGACAGTCTCACTGCCACCCCGCAGAAGGCCACCACGACGGTCGCGATGGATTTCGGCCGGATCAGCCTGGCCCCGGATCTGGTGCTGTACCTGTTCGGTACGCCGGGGCAGCAACGGTTCTGGTTCATGTGGGACGACCTGATCCGCGGCGCCATCGGTGCGATCGTGCTGATCGACACCCGCAGGCTGGACGAGTCGTTCGCCGCCGTCGACTACTTCGAGGCGCAGGGCCTGCCGTTCGTGGTCGCGGTCAACGAGTTCGACGATGCGCCGCGCTATCCGCTCGAGGAGATCCGGCAGGCGCTGGCGGTACCCGCGCACGTGCCGATCCTGTCGATCGACGCCCGCGTGCAGGAGTCCGCGAAGACGGCACTGGTCGCGATCACCGAGTACGCACTCACCCGGCTCGATCAGCCGGTGGGATAGCACCTACTGCCCGGCCCGCCCGGAGAGCGGGTCCGCGGCGAGTGCTGCGGGATCTGGCTGACCTGCACCTATAGACTTGACGGGTTGTGTGTGCCCGGCATCGGCGCCGCCGAACTCCGATGCTCCGCACGCCCGGGGTCCGCAGGCTCTACCAGGACCGTTTGTCGAGAAGAAGAGGAGCCGATGACCGACACCACGTTGCCCCCCGAGGAACCCACGCACGACCGGATCGAACCGGTCGACATCCAGCAGGAGATGCAGTCCAGCTACATCGATTACGCGATGAGTGTGATCGTGGGCCGTGCGCTACCGGATGTGCGCGACGGCCTCAAGCCCGTCCACCGGCGCGTGCTGTACGCGATGTACGACAACGGTTACCGCCCGGACCGCGGCTACGTGAAGTCCGCGCGCCCGGTCGCCGACACGATGGGTAACTACCACCCGCACGGTGACAGTTCCATCTACGACACCCTCGTGCGCATGGCGCAGCCGTGGTCGCTGCGTTACCCGCTGGTCGACGGCCAGGGCAACTTCGGTTCCCGCGGCAACGACGGCGCCGCCGCGATGCGGTACACCGAGTGCCGGATGACGCCGCTCGCGATGGAGATGGTGCGCGAGATCGACCACGACACAGTCGATTTCGTTCCCAACTACGACGGCAAGACGCAGGAGCCGACGGTGCTGCCGTCGCGTATCCCGAACCTGCTCGTCAACGGCTCCGGCGGTATCGCCGTCGGTATGGCCACCAACATTCCGCCGCACAACCTGCGGGAGGTCGCCGAGGCCGTCTACTGGGCGCTCGACAACCACGAGGCCGACGAGGAAGCCACCCTCGAGGCCGTCATGGACCGGGTCAAGGGTCCGGATTTCCCGACCGCCGGCCTGATCGTCGGTGGCCAGGGCATCCAGGACGCCTACCGCACCGGCCGCGGCTCGGTCCGCATGCGCGGCGTCGTCGAGATCGAGGAATCCGATCGCGGTGCCACCCAGATCGTCATCACCGAGCTGCCTTACCAGGTCAACCCGGACAACCTGATCACCTCGATCGCCGAGCAGGTGCGCGACGGCAAGATCGCCGGCATCTCCAAGATCGAGGACCAGTCGTCCGACCGTGTGGGCATGCGCATCGTCGTCGTCGTCAAGCGGGACGCCGTCGCGAAGGTGGTGCTCAACAACCTCTACAAGCACTCGCAGCTGCAGACGTCGTTCGGTGCGAACATGCTGTCCATCGTCGACGGTGTGCCGCGCACGCTGCGCCTGGACCAGATGATCCGCCTGTACACGGCGCACCAGCTCGAGGTCATCGTCCGGCGCACGAAGTACCTGCTGCGCAAGGCGGAGGAACGGGCCCACATCCTGCGCGGCCTGGTCAAGGCGCTCGACGCGCTCGACGAGGTCATCGCCCTCATCCGGGCGTCGCAGACCGTCGACGTCGCCCGCACCGGGCTGATGCAGCTCCTCGAGGTCGACGAGATCCAGGCGCAGGCCATCCTCGACATGCAGCTGCGGCGGCTCGCCGCCCTCGAACGGCAGAAGATCGTCGACCAGCTCGCCGAGATCGAACGCGAAATCGCTGATTACAAGGACATTCTCGCGAAGCCCGAGCGGCAGCGCGCGATCGTCAAGGACGAGCTCGCCGAGATCGTCGAGAAGTACGGAGACGACCGTCGCACCCGCATCGTCGCGGCCGACGGCGACGTCACCGACGAGGACCTCATCGCCCGCGAGGACGTGGTCGTCACGATCACCGAGACCGGCTACGCCAAGCGCACCCGCACCGACCTGTACCGGTCGCAGAAGCGGGGCGGCAAGGGTGTCAAGGGCGCCGAGCTCAAGCAGGAAGACATCGTCAAGAACTTCTTCGTCTGCTCGACGCACGACTGGCTGCTGTTCTTCACCACCAAGGGCCGCGTCTACCGGGCCAAGGCGTACGAGCTGCCCGAGGCCAACCGGGCCGCCCGCGGCCAGCACGTGGCGAACCTGCTGGCGTTCCAGCCGGAGGAGAAGATCCAGAGCATCATCCACATCAAGTCGTACGAGGACGCGCCGTACCTGGTGCTCGCGACCCGCAACGGCCTGGTGAAGAAGTCGCGGCTCGCCGACTTCGACTCCAACCGCAGCGGCGGCATCGTCGCCATCAACCTGCGCGGCGAGGACGAACTGGTCGGTGCGGTGCTGTGCTCCGCCGACGACGACCTGCTGCTGGTCTCCGCGAAGGGGCAGTCGATCCGATTCGCTGCCACCGACGAGGCGCTGCGCCCCATGGGCCGCGCGACGTCCGGCGTCCAGGGCATGCGGTTCAACCAGGACGACGAACTGCTGTCCCTCAACGTCGTTCGCGACGACACCTACCTGCTCGTCGCCACGTCCGGGGGCTACGCCAAGCGCACCCCCATCGAGGACTACGTGGCGCAGGGACGAGGCGGCAAGGGCGTTCTCACCATCCAGTACGACCCGAAACGTGGCACCCTGGTCGGTGCGGTCATCGTCGACGTCGAGGACGAGCTGTACGCGATCACGTCGAGCGGCGGCGTCATCCGCACCGCGGCCAAGCAGGTCCGCAAGGCCGGCCGGCAGACGAAGGGCGTGCGCTTGATGAACCTCGGGGACGGCGACACGCTGCTCGCGATCGCACGCAATGCCGACGAGCCCGAGGACACTGCAGATGCCGAGGATACGTCCGATGGAGCGAAGGAGTCGTAGTTGAGCACTCCCCGAAAGCCCGGCGAGCAGGGGGACGGCGCCACCCGCGTCGAGCCCGCCGAATCGGCGCCCGAGGCAGCCACCTCGAAGAAACCGGCTCCGAAGGCGGACGAGCCGAAGAAACCGGCTCCGAAGGCCGACGAGCCGAAGAAACCGGCTCCGAAGGCCGACGAGCCGAAGCAGACGACCCCGGAGACCGGCAAGCCCGCAGCGGGGACACCGGTCGACGGCGAGCCGGCTCCGGACACGTCACCGCAGCAGCGGCCGGTCCAGACGCCGCCGTGGCAGCGGGGACAGCAGCAGCGATCCGCCCAGAACTCGGCGACTCCGCAGGTCCGGAAGCCGGTGGCTCCGCCGGCCCCGGCGAAGACGGGCCCGGAGAAGGCGGACCCGAAGCCGCCCGGGCGTGAATCGGCGTCCACCCCGCCGTCCCGTCCGGTCGTCACCGGTACCGCGGCGCCCAAGCAGGGCAAGCCGGTCGTCACCGGGACAGCGGCACCGAAACCGGCCGGTACCGGGACGGCGGCCCCCCAGCAGGGCAAGCCCGTCGTCACCGGGGCGGCCGCACCCGAGCATGGCGGCAGGCCCGTCGTGACGGGCACGGCGGCCCCGGGGGCACGGTCGAAGGCCGCGGCCATCGACGGCCCGACCCGCAGCATCGCCCGCCCCGATCTGGCGAAGGACATGCCGGATCTGTCGGAGGTCAAGCATCCGAGCACCGCCCCGGCTCCGGGCGGTGCCCGGAAAGCGGCCGCGTCGGCGCTCGCCGTGCCGGCCCCGGTCGCGGGTGAGGGGCTGCGGGCGACGGTGCAGTTGCGTCGCATCGACCCGTGGTCGGCGCTCAAGGTGTCGCTGGTGATCTCGGTGGCGCTGTTCTTCGTGTGGATGGTTGCGGTCGGTCTCCTGTACGTCGTGCTCGACGGCATGGGCGTGTGGGATCGGCTCAACAATGCGTTCACCGAGATCATCACCGATTCGAGTACCGGTGGACTGGTGTCGTCCGGTCAGGTGTTCGGCTACTCGGCGCTGATCGGATTGATGAACGTGGTGCTCTTCACCGCGCTCGCCACCATCGGGTCGTTCATCTACAACCTGTGTTCCGATCTGGTCGGCGGCGTGCAGGTCACGCTGGCAGACCCGGACTGACCAGCAGAAACAGTGCCTCGCCGGGGTCGTTTTGGTATCCGGCACTCCGGTGAGGTACTGTTCTGCCTGGTTCGAGGGCCTATAGCTCAGGCGGTTAGAGCGCTTCGCTGATAACGAAGAGGTCGGAGGTTCAAGTCCTCCTAGGCCCACTCCACGTGCCGACGAAGGAGTCGCCACCATGAAGGTTGTCCTGATTGCAGGTGCCGGAGTGCTGGTTGCTCTCGGAATCACCACGCTGCTACGTAATCGTCGTGGCCGGGAAGTCTGGCACGAGGTCACAAATCACTGACACCCTCACGGGCGCAGTGCAGACGGGGCCTTAGCTCAGTTGGTAGAGCGCTGCCTTTGCAAGGCAGATGTCAGGAGTTCGAATCTCCTAGGCTCCACACAAGAAAGACGCCATCCCGGTCGGGACGGCGTCTTTTTCGTATGTCGGCGACCGGAGACCGGCGACGCCGACGGCTCAGAGCTGGACCATGTCCTCGGGCCCCCACACGGCGCGCATGCTGACGATCTTGCCGGTGTCGTCGAACTCCATGACGTCGATGGGGGTGATCTCGCTGATGTTGCCGTCGAACTTCGTGCTGATCCGGAAGTGGAAGGCCGCCGTGTTTCCGGCGATACGCAGCGTCAGGAGCTCGGCTTCCTGCTCGAGCGGTTCGATGATCGCGTAGAACTCGCGGATCGACTCGCGGGTGGTGCGCACCGGGGTGCCGACGGGGTCTTCGACGGTGGCGCCGTCGGCGTACAGCGCGAGCACGTCGTCGGCGGTGCCGGAGGCGACGGCCTTGATGTAGCTCTCGACGGTGCTGCGGATGCTTTCGGGGGACGCGGCCATGATGCTCCTCGGGGACGGGCTCGGGTAGAACGTGTTTCGGTCGCGAGCGTAGCGGAGGGGCCTTCCGAAGCGGCTGAATTCGGACACGAGTGTCGTCGCCTCGGCTTTTGTACTGGAGTTCAATCCGGAGAAACCGGTACACGAACGTCCGTTTGACGGTCCAATGGTGCTGTGAATGTAGGCGAATTGGTGCATCGGCCGTTCCGGGCTGCGTCCCGTGGGCTCGTGTCGGCATGGCAGCGGGCCGGTGCCGCCGTGTACGACCCGATGCTGGCCGACACCGAACGGCGCGGCATGGCGCAGCGCCGACTGCGTCTGCTCGCGGACGCGCACGGCGTCGTCGTCGAGATCGGTGCGGGCACCGGACTGAATCTGCCGCACTACCCGTCCGGTGCGGTGTCCTCGCTGGTGCTGACGGAACCGGTGCCGGCGATGGCGTCGCACCTGCGGGCCAAGGTTCGGGCGTCGAGACCGGACGCCGAGGTCGTCGAGACCACGGGTGACCGGTTGCCCGCGGCGACGGGCACCGTCGACACCGTCGTCGGCACCCTCGTGCTGTGCACGGTCCCCGATCCGGATGCGGTGCTCGCCGAGATCGCCCGGGTGCTGCGGCCCGGGGGACAGTTCCTGTTCTGTGAGCACGTTCGTTCCGACGATCCGGCGGCGGCCCGGTGGCAGGACCGGCTCGCCGGACCGTGGGCGGTGTTCGGTCAGGGCTGCCGATGCAATCGCCGTACGCTGTCGGCGATCGAGCGGACGTTCGGACACGTCGAAGCCGATCGGGGTACATGGCAGGGGATGCCCACCGTGGTCCGCCCACTCGTGACGGGGCGGGCCACACACGCACACGAGGCCCGATAACGGGCCGTGGAACAGGGGGAACACGAGTGACACGCACAGCAGGCACCGACAGGGGTCGTCGAACGAAGCCCGACAAGCGGGCCGAGATCCTGGAGGTGTCGTCGACGTTGTTCGCGGAGAAGGGGTACACGGGCACGTCGATGCGTGACATCGCCGCCGACACGGGAATGTTGGCCGGCAGCCTCTACTACCACTTCGATTCGAAGGATGCGCTGGCCGCGGATCTGGTCCGCGCCCTTCGCGACGACATGACCGAGGCGGCCCAGCGGCCCGGGGTGGCCGGGGACACTCCGGTCGAGGCGATCCGCCGGTTCGCGCGGGCCGTCGCGGACGCGTCCGCCCGCCATCCGGGTGCGCTGCAGGTGTGCCTGGGGGTCCCGGGGACCCGGGACGACGACCTGCAGGAACTGTTGGCGTCGGAGGCGCGCTGGTCGGACCGGAAGTGGCAGACACTGATCCGTGCCGCCGACGACGCCGGGCAGGTGCGGCCCGAGGTGGACGCCCGGGTGCTGCGGGAGGTGCTGCGGGTGGCGGTGTCGTACAGCGCGACGCTGGCGCCGACCGGGTTCTCCGCGCGCAAGGTCGCGGACTGTACGGTCACGATGCTGTTCGACGGCCTCGCCACCAAACCCGCCGACGACGACCTGTCCGATTCACCGGCCGCGCTCGCGGCCCGGGACGTGATCGCGTCGTGGGACAGCGGGGCCGAGACGATCGGGATGTCCGACAAGCAGGAGCGCATCCTCGACGCCGCCCGCTACGCGTTCGCCGAACGCGGTTTCGACGCGACCACCACCCGGGACATCGCCTCCGCGGTCGGGTTCACCCAGGGGAGCCTCTACCACCACTTCGAATCACGGGAAGCGATCCTCGTCGCGATCGTCCGGAACTTCTCGGCGCGGATGCGGGACGCGCACGAGGTGATCGGGGCCGCCGGCGGCACCCCACTCGAAACCCTGGACGCGCTGATCCGGATGCGCACGGCCGCCGGGAAACGGTTCGAACCGGAGGTGACGATTCTCAAGTCGTGGGCGATGCTCGTCGACAGCGGCAACTTCGATTTCCTGTTGCTCGACGGCCGCAAGCTGCTGAAGGTGTGGGAACGTGCCTTCACTGCAGGGGTGCGCGACGGCAGCATCACGATGCCCGGGTCGGCGCGGCTGGTGTTCCAGTGCCTCGGATCGATCCTGTGGTCCACCCACGGTCTGCCACGCGTGTCCGTCGAACGGCTGACCCGCTACAACCTCGAGACGGTGCTGTGGGGGGCGTCGCCGAAATAAGAGGGGACGGGCCGTCAGCTCGGTCGCGGATCCGACAGCGACGGCGGCCGCGGCGCGACCGGCGGCATCTCGGGGCGGCGGGTGGCCGCGATCGCGGCGGCGCCCGCCGCGGCCACCGCGGCACCGATCCCGATCAGAACTCGGCGGGAAGCAGATTTCCTCGTGCGCGTCATATGTCCACTCTCGCACAGGACGTGCACGCCCGGTCGGACGCAATGGCACGATAGGGGGGTGACTTCACAGACTGCTACTGCCACGCTGCACACCAACCGCGGCGACATCGAGATCGCGCTGTTCGGTAACCATGCGCCGAAGACCGTCGAGAACTTCGTCGGGCTCGCGAACGGCACCAAGGAGTACTCCACGCAGAACGCACAGGGCACCGCCACCGGCCCGTTCTACGACGGCGCGGTCTTCCACCGCGTCATCGACGGCTTCATGATCCAGGGCGGCGACCCGACCGGCACCGGTCGTGGTGGCCCGGGCTACAAGTTCGGCGACGAGTTCCACCCCGAGCTGCAGTTCGACCGCGGCTACCTGCTGGCCATGGCGAACGCCGGCCCGGGCACCAACGGCTCGCAGTTCTTCATCACCGTCGGTCCGACGCCGCACCTGAACCGCCGCCACACCATCTTCGGTGAGGTGCTCGACGAGGCGTCGAAGAAGGTCGTCGACGCCATCGCCACCACCGCGACGGACCGTGCCGACCGCCCGGTCGACGACGTCGTGATCAACAGCATCACCATCGCGTAAGGACTCTCGAATGACGAACCCCGGCTGGGGTGGTGCGGCGAGCGAGGGCACCCCGCCACCTCAGCCGAGGTGCGTGCGACACCCCGACCGCCCCACTGCCCTCTCCTGTACCCGCTGTGGCCGCCCGGCCTGCCCGGACTGTCTGCGTTCCGCGTCCGTCGGGCACCAGTGCGTCGATTGTGTCGCCGCCGGACGCCGCGATACGCCGCAGGCTCGCACCGTCGCAGGGGCGCCGTTGCGCTCCGAACTGCCCACTCCGATCGTCACGTATGCGCTGATCGCACTCAATGTGGTGATCTTCGCGGTCACCGCGTTGCAGGCCGGATCCCTCATGGACAACGGTGCCGGCCGGATCAACCTGCGCACCGGGGTCGCCACGTTCGACTCGCCGCTGTTCGGGTGGCTGGTCCTCGACGCGCAGGCCGTCGCGCAGGGCGAATGGTTCCGGGTCCTCGGTAGCGGTTTCCTGCACTTCGGCCTGATCCATCTGGCCGTGAACATGTTCGCGCTGTGGGTCCTCGGCCGCGACACCGAGATCGTGCTCGGTCGCAGCCGCTACCTCGCCGTCTACCTGATCTCCCTGCTCGGCGGGTCCGCGTCGGCCCTGATGTTCGAATCCCCGCACGCCTTCACCGCCGGCGCGTCCGGGGCCATCTTCGGCATCATGGGTGCGCAGGCCGTGCTGTTGTTGCGGATGCGGCGCAGTCCC from Prescottella sp. R16 includes these protein-coding regions:
- a CDS encoding ATP/GTP-binding protein; this encodes MTSTKIVIAGGFGVGKTTLVGAVSEIVPLRTEALVTNASDGVDSLTATPQKATTTVAMDFGRISLAPDLVLYLFGTPGQQRFWFMWDDLIRGAIGAIVLIDTRRLDESFAAVDYFEAQGLPFVVAVNEFDDAPRYPLEEIRQALAVPAHVPILSIDARVQESAKTALVAITEYALTRLDQPVG
- a CDS encoding DUF3566 domain-containing protein, producing MSTPRKPGEQGDGATRVEPAESAPEAATSKKPAPKADEPKKPAPKADEPKKPAPKADEPKQTTPETGKPAAGTPVDGEPAPDTSPQQRPVQTPPWQRGQQQRSAQNSATPQVRKPVAPPAPAKTGPEKADPKPPGRESASTPPSRPVVTGTAAPKQGKPVVTGTAAPKPAGTGTAAPQQGKPVVTGAAAPEHGGRPVVTGTAAPGARSKAAAIDGPTRSIARPDLAKDMPDLSEVKHPSTAPAPGGARKAAASALAVPAPVAGEGLRATVQLRRIDPWSALKVSLVISVALFFVWMVAVGLLYVVLDGMGVWDRLNNAFTEIITDSSTGGLVSSGQVFGYSALIGLMNVVLFTALATIGSFIYNLCSDLVGGVQVTLADPD
- a CDS encoding nuclear transport factor 2 family protein, with the protein product MAASPESIRSTVESYIKAVASGTADDVLALYADGATVEDPVGTPVRTTRESIREFYAIIEPLEQEAELLTLRIAGNTAAFHFRISTKFDGNISEITPIDVMEFDDTGKIVSMRAVWGPEDMVQL
- a CDS encoding class I SAM-dependent methyltransferase, which codes for MSAWQRAGAAVYDPMLADTERRGMAQRRLRLLADAHGVVVEIGAGTGLNLPHYPSGAVSSLVLTEPVPAMASHLRAKVRASRPDAEVVETTGDRLPAATGTVDTVVGTLVLCTVPDPDAVLAEIARVLRPGGQFLFCEHVRSDDPAAARWQDRLAGPWAVFGQGCRCNRRTLSAIERTFGHVEADRGTWQGMPTVVRPLVTGRATHAHEAR
- a CDS encoding DUF742 domain-containing protein yields the protein MNDEYDNVSGRGPSLVRPYSFTSGRTKPAVELALEALIQALPLSDRQLPELGDVEATIVALCAQSPSVAEIAARVGVPIGVARVLVADLVESGHLRILATLQDDASDSERRELIERVLGGLRNL
- a CDS encoding roadblock/LC7 domain-containing protein, with protein sequence MSTDRGIVPDTDQGSRDGHPLDWLVSNFAREVAGVSHAVLVSADGLLMASSAHLPIDRAEQLAAVTSGLASLSAGVSSIFDGGGVLQSVVEMQRGYLLLMSVGDGSHLATLTSSSCDIGQVGYEMALLVERVGSSVQATPRATLGS
- the gyrA gene encoding DNA gyrase subunit A yields the protein MTDTTLPPEEPTHDRIEPVDIQQEMQSSYIDYAMSVIVGRALPDVRDGLKPVHRRVLYAMYDNGYRPDRGYVKSARPVADTMGNYHPHGDSSIYDTLVRMAQPWSLRYPLVDGQGNFGSRGNDGAAAMRYTECRMTPLAMEMVREIDHDTVDFVPNYDGKTQEPTVLPSRIPNLLVNGSGGIAVGMATNIPPHNLREVAEAVYWALDNHEADEEATLEAVMDRVKGPDFPTAGLIVGGQGIQDAYRTGRGSVRMRGVVEIEESDRGATQIVITELPYQVNPDNLITSIAEQVRDGKIAGISKIEDQSSDRVGMRIVVVVKRDAVAKVVLNNLYKHSQLQTSFGANMLSIVDGVPRTLRLDQMIRLYTAHQLEVIVRRTKYLLRKAEERAHILRGLVKALDALDEVIALIRASQTVDVARTGLMQLLEVDEIQAQAILDMQLRRLAALERQKIVDQLAEIEREIADYKDILAKPERQRAIVKDELAEIVEKYGDDRRTRIVAADGDVTDEDLIAREDVVVTITETGYAKRTRTDLYRSQKRGGKGVKGAELKQEDIVKNFFVCSTHDWLLFFTTKGRVYRAKAYELPEANRAARGQHVANLLAFQPEEKIQSIIHIKSYEDAPYLVLATRNGLVKKSRLADFDSNRSGGIVAINLRGEDELVGAVLCSADDDLLLVSAKGQSIRFAATDEALRPMGRATSGVQGMRFNQDDELLSLNVVRDDTYLLVATSGGYAKRTPIEDYVAQGRGGKGVLTIQYDPKRGTLVGAVIVDVEDELYAITSSGGVIRTAAKQVRKAGRQTKGVRLMNLGDGDTLLAIARNADEPEDTADAEDTSDGAKES
- a CDS encoding ATP-binding protein, whose translation is MTETTPPARRPWNLEGWGVRWKITAAVAIPLTVAMVLGGLRVQSELANAVHYGRAADQVADVPAIVKMGTDFGLASAGYSVNTLMPEDLEGLAGSIDAVRDVVADSALPSDVVDRLRTSLTTIEGVQQEMVTGAPPRADLADQTTAIRQDLTELLDDIVGPIEDPAVIAAHTHLIDAWSAQRRLADQVTGAMALLANPNASMTDVLTASGAELAVIDSLIRSFPAAAGQLDTLRQAVHARLDMFDAARGGPLPLLGLRASLVESVETYSALVAEASDAISATVTARAEETRSAAIRDALLVLVTLLAALVLALLVSRSLIGPIRRLRLGALRVAREDLPDAIDRVMDGDLDAVTRFEPVPVYTTEEIGQLARAVDDIHGQALRLAGEQADLRLQIGDMFETLARRSKSLVDQQLGLIENLEFEEKDPKRLESLFKLDHLAARMRRNGDNLLILSGHRVHRAHSAPVQLGDTVRAAMSEVEDYRRVQVGSTPNGALSGTVAADVVHLVAELLDNALQASPPDSKVRIAFARAVDGGVLIEISDSGIGVPPDRLAAINERLGAGGEVSPETARHMGLFVVSRLAARHGLTVRLRRTHDTRSNPGITASVHLPDTLLVSPLEMVHTGPLPRMDTDGMPVVTVVPSGAMPQLVTTPAPAAPESAPSPAGTLPQRTLGGTAGLPQRTPGATSLARMQDAPAPGPVPSAPPTPQPQQPVAPSLPALSTAASPAPAADAVDPGDDSPPARRHRYRSNAAKTASFFGARPNTSTVRDDTDAVPGGTPIFSDMVTDWLTDPTEAEDIGRFEWVSAGDEGWAAAHRVSETPVEDRTESGLPQRRPGHRLVPGGVDTGSGGHGPTTRPRLRDPEAVRENLSRHQKGTRLGRAASAAERTSIGGDR